In Peromyscus maniculatus bairdii isolate BWxNUB_F1_BW_parent chromosome 9, HU_Pman_BW_mat_3.1, whole genome shotgun sequence, one genomic interval encodes:
- the Lgals3 gene encoding galectin-3, which yields MADSFSLNDALAGSGNPNPQGWPGAWGNQPGAGGYPGAAYPGAYPGQAPPPGAYPGQAPPSAYPGPTAPGAYPGPTAPGAFPGPPAPGAMPGQPGGPGAYPSAPGAYPAAGPYGAPNGSLTVPYHLPLPGGVMPRMLITIVGAVKPNANKITLNFKKGDDVAFHFNPRFNENNKRVIVCNTKEHNNWGREERQSAFPFQSGQPFKIQVLVEPDHFKVAVNDAHLLQYNHRMKNLREINQVEVSGDVTLTSVSPTMI from the exons ATGGCAGACAGTTTTTCG CTTAATGATGCCTTAGCTGGCTCTGGAAACCCAAACCCTCAAGGATGGCCCGGTGCATGGGGGAACCAGCCTGGGGCAGGGGGCTACCCAGGGGCTGCCTATCCTGGGGCCTACCCGGGACAGGCTCCTCCTCCTGGGGCTTATCCTGGGCAGGCTCCTCCTAGTGCCTACCCTGGCCCAACTGCCCCTGGAGCTTACCCTGGCCCAACTGCCCCTGGAGCTTTCCCTGGACCTCCTGCACCTGGAGCCATGCCAGGGCAACCTGGAGGACCCGGAGCCTACCCTAGTGCTCCTGGGGCCTATCCTGCTGCTGGCCCCTATGGTGCCCCCAATGGATCACTG ACCGTGCCCTATCACCTGCCCTTGCCTGGAGGAGTCATGCCCCGCATGCTGATCACCATCGTGGGCGCAGTGAAACCCAACGCAAACAA GATTACTCTAAATTTCAAGAAAGGGGATGACGTTGCCTTCCACTTCAACCCCCGCTTCAATGAGAACAACAAGAGGGTCATTGTATGCAACACCAAAGAGCATAACAACTGGGGCCGGGAAGAGAGACAGTCAGCCTTCCCATTTCAAAGTGGCCAACCGTTCAAA ATCCAAGTGCTGGTTGAACCTGACCATTTCAAGGTTGCAGTCAACGATGCTCACCTGCTGCAGTACAACCATCGGATGAAAAATCTCAGGGAAATCAACCAAGTGGAAGTTTCTGGTGATGTGACCCTTACCAGTGTTTCACCCACCATGATCTAA